From the genome of Mustela lutreola isolate mMusLut2 chromosome 16, mMusLut2.pri, whole genome shotgun sequence, one region includes:
- the KCNJ14 gene encoding ATP-sensitive inward rectifier potassium channel 14 — protein sequence MGLARALRRLSGAREPREGRAGDEEEEAGPGLCRNGWAPSPVGRRRGRFVKKDGHCNVRFVNLGGQGARYLSDLFTTCVDVRWRWMCLLFSCSFLASWLLFGLAFWLIASLHGDLAAPPPAAPCFSQVASFLAAFLFALETQTSIGYGVRSVTEECPAAVAAVVLQCIAGCVLDAFVVGAVMAKMAKPKKRNETLVFSENAVVALRDRRLCLMWRVGNLRRSHLVEAHVRAQLLQPRVTPEGEYIPLDHQDVDVGFDGGTDRIFLVSPITIVHEIDSASPLYELGRAELARADFELVVILEGMVEATAMTTQCRSSYLPGELLWGHRFEPVLFQRGSQYEVDYRHFHRTYEVPGTPVCSAKELDEQAERASHSPKSSFPGSLAAFCYENELALSCCQEEEEEEEAKEGDGVEAEDGTASPQVLTPTPALTLPP from the exons ATGGGCCTGGCCAGGGCCCTGCGCCGCCTTAGCGGCGCCCGGGAGCCCAGGGAGGGCCGCGCCGGCGATGAGGAAGAAGAGGCCGGGCCGGGGCTGTGCCGCAACGGGTGGGCGCCGTCGCCGGTGGGGCGGCGCCGCGGGCGCTTCGTCAAGAAAGACGGGCACTGCAACGTGCGCTTCGTGAACCTGGGCGGCCAGGGCGCGCGCTACCTGAGCGACCTGTTCACCACGTGCGTGGACGTGCGCTGGCGCTGGATGTGCCTGCtcttctcctgctccttcctcGCCTCCTGGCTGCTCTTCGGCCTGGCCTTCTGGCTCATAGCCTCGCTGCACGGCGACCTGGCCGCCCCGCCGCCGGCGGCTCCCTGCTTCTCGCAGGTGGCCAGCTTCCTGGCCGCCTTCCTCTTCGCGTTGGAGACGCAGACGTCCATCGGCTACGGCGTGCGCAGCGTCACCGAGGAGTGCCCGGCCGCCGTGGCCGCCGTGGTGCTGCAGTGCATCGCCGGCTGCGTGCTCGACGCCTTCGTCGTGGGCGCCGTCATGGCCAAGATGGCCAAGCCCAAGAAGCGCAACGAGACGCTCGTGTTCAGCGAGAACGCTGTCGTGGCGCTGCGCGACCGCCGCCTCTGCCTCATGTGGCGCGTCGGTAACCTCCGTCGCAGCCACCTGGTTGAGGCGCACGTGCGGGCCCAGCTGCTGCAG CCCCGTGTGACCCCAGAGGGCGAGTACATACCACTGGATCACCAGGACGTGGACGTGGGCTTTGACGGCGGCACCGATCGAATCTTCCTCGTGTCTCCCATCACCATCGTGCACGAGATTGACTCTGCCAGTCCTCTCTATGAACTAGGACGTGCCGAGCTGGCCCGGGCTGACTTTGAGCTGGTGGTCATTCTCGAGGGCATGGTTGAGGCCACGGCCATGACCACACAGTGTCGCTCCTCCTACCTCCCTGGTGAGCTGCTCTGGGGCCATCGTTTTGAGCCAGTCCTCTTCCAGCGCGGCTCCCAGTATGAGGTTGACTATCGCCACTTCCACCGCACTTACGAGGTCCCAGGGACACCGGTCTGCAGCGCCAAGGAGTTGGATGAACAGGCCGAACGGGCCTCCCACAGCCCCAAGTCCAGTTTCCCCGGCTCTCTGGCTGCGTTTTGTTATGAGAATGAACTTGCGCTGAGCTGCtgccaggaggaagaggaggaagaggaggccaaggagggggatggggtggaggcAGAAGATGGGACTGCCAGCCCCCAAGTACTAACACCAACCCCCGCACTGACCCTACCCCCGTGA
- the CYTH2 gene encoding cytohesin-2 translates to MEDGVYEPPDLTPEERMELENIRRRKQELLVEIQRLREELSEAMSEVEGLEANEGSKTLQRNRKMAMGRKKFNMDPKKGIQFLVENELLQNTPEEIARFLYKGEGLNKTAIGDYLGEREELNLAVLHAFVDLHEFTDLNLVQALRQFLWSFRLPGEAQKIDRMMEAFAQRYCLCNPGVFQSTDTCYVLSFAVIMLNTSLHNPNVRDKPGLERFVAMNRGINEGGDLPEELLRNLYDSIRNEPFKIPEDDGNDLTHTFFNPDREGWLLKLGGRVKTWKRRWFILTDNCLYYFEYTTDKEPRGIIPLENLSIREVDDPRKPNCFELYIPNNKGQLIKACKTEADGRVVEGNHMVYRISAPTQEEKEEWIKSIQAAVSVDPFYEMLAARKKRISVKKKQEQP, encoded by the exons ATGGAGGACGGTGTCTATG AGCCCCCAGACCTGACTCCGGAGGAGCGGATGGAGCTGGAGAACATCCGGCGGCGGAAGCAGGAGCTGCTGGTGGAGATCCAGCGTCTGCGGGAGGAGCTCAGTGAAGCCATGAGCGAGGTGGAGGGTCTGGAGGCCAATGAGGGCAG TAAGACCTTGCAGCGGAACCGGAAGATGGCGATGGGCAGGAAGAAGTTCAACATGGATCCCAAGAAG GGGATCCAGTTCTTGGTGGAGAATGAACTTCTGCAGAACACACCCGAGGAGATTGCCCGCTTCCTGTACAAGGGCGAGGGCCTGAACAAGACAGCCATCGGGGACTACCTGGGGGAGAG GGAAGAACTGAACCTGGCAGTGCTCCATGCCTTTGTGGACCTGCACGAGTTTACTGACCTCAATCTGGTGCAGGCCCTCAG GCAGTTTCTCTGGAGCTTCCGCCTCCCCGGAGAGGCCCAGAAGATTGACCGGATGATGGAAGCCTTTGCCCAGCGATACTGCCTGTGCAACCCTGGGGTCTTCCAGTCCACAG ACACATGCTATGTGCTGTCCTTCGCCGTGATCATGCTGAACACCAGTCTTCACAATCCCAACGTCCGGGACAAGCCGGGCCTGGAGCGCTTCGTGGCCATGAACCGGGGCATCAACGAGGGTGGGGACCTGCCCGAGGAGCTGCTCAGG AACCTCTACGACAGCATCCGAAACGAGCCCTTCAAGATTCCTGAGGATGACGGGAATGACCTGACCCACACCTTCTTCAACCCGGATCGGGAGGGCTGGCTCCTTAAGCTGG GGGGCCGGGTGAAGACGTGGAAGCGCCGCTGGTTCATCCTCACAGACAACTGCCTCTACTATTTTGAGTACACCACG GACAAGGAACCCCGTGGAATTATCCCCCTGGAGAACCTGAGCATCCGAGAAGTAGATGACCCCCGAAAACCG AACTGCTTTGAGCTTTACATCCCCAACAACAAGGGGCAGCTCATCAAAGCCTGTAAAACTGAGGCGGACGGCCGGGTGGTTGAGGGGAACCACATGGTTTACCGGATCTCGGCCCCaacccaggaggagaaggaggagtggATCAAGTCCATCCA GGCCGCTGTGAGCGTGGACCCCTTCTATGAGATGCTGGCAGCAAGGAAGAAGCGGATTTCCGTCAAGAAGAAGCAGGAGCAGCCctga